One stretch of Ipomoea triloba cultivar NCNSP0323 chromosome 8, ASM357664v1 DNA includes these proteins:
- the LOC116026603 gene encoding CSC1-like protein RXW8 isoform X2: protein MILSALLTSAGINTVVCLVCFGLYSILRKQPSLVDVYFSQNLAHVRLKRYDPFCLERFVPSPSWIVKAWETSDEEITSIGGLDALVFVRTIVFSLRVFSIAAIMCIFVVLPLNYFGQEVEHTHFRAESLEHFTIDNVKEGSEWLWVHCLTLYIISCSACILLYVEFENITTMRLGYITSSASNPSYFTILVRGIPHSPEESYSDTVAKFFTNYYAPSYLSHQMLYRSGSVQKLVTDSEKMYMILKSSAKEKHCESSLFRCGLCGASSPLMLSTDPELQRARSGYSSELRKKECAAALVFFKTRYAALVASQGLQSPNPMLWATDLAPEPEDMYWANICVPYKLHWIRKIAMHVASVCFVIFFLVPVSVTQGLVHLDKLQKTFPSLRLMQRRYIVQLVTGYLPSVVLVLFSYLVPPIMMFFSTMECYISRSGRKKSACYKIMYFMIWNAFFAQTISGSVIDGWSALGHLGKNLKDIPNLLATALPSTATFFITYVLTSGWVTLSTELMQPFGLLYNFVYRTFLKNKDSSYGTMTFPYHTELPRILLLGLLGFTCSILAPLILPPLIIYFCLAYLVYRNQILNVYSTQYQTGGLYWLLVHNVTIFSLVLMQIIALGVFGLKKSTVASSSTIPLVLVDMDRQDEESGRMKEIHRKVISAYCQFNGGNSFKLGNPVPPNPNEGETRVLQPTSEDDINPAPLPTRPSQHTSLEIEELHQPK, encoded by the exons ATGATTTTATCTGCGCTCTTGACTTCTGCTGGAATCAACACAGTAGTGTGTCTGGTGTGTTTCGGTTTGTATTCAATTTTAAGGAAACAACCAAGCCTCGTTGATGTGTACTTTAGCCAAAATCTTGCTCATGTGCGATTAAAACGATATGATCCCTTTTGCCTTGAACGATTTGTACCTTCTCCTAGTTGGATAGTGAAGGCATGGGAAACATCTGATGAAGAAATAACTTCGATTGGGGGCTTGGATGCTCTGGTCTTTGTCAGGACGATTGTTTTCAG TCTCAGAGTATTCTCGATTGCTGCTATTATGTGCATTTTTGTTGTGCTACCACTTAACTACTTTGGGCAAGAGGTGGAGCATACACACTTTCGTGCAGAGTCATTGGAGCATTTTACCATTGACAATGTCAAGGAAGGGTCAGAATg GCTCTGGGTACACTGCCTTACATTATACATCATTAGCTGTTCTGCTTGTATTCTTCTTTATGTT GAGTTCGAAAACATCACGACAATGAGGTTGGGCTACATTACTTCATCTGCTTCTAACCCAAGTTATTTCACAATTCTTGTTCGTGGCATCCCGCATTCTCCAGAAGAATCATACAGTGACACCGTGGCAAAATTCTTTACAAATTACTATGCACCAAGTTATTTATCTCATCAAATGTTATATCGGTCTGGTTCTGTTCAAAAATTGGTA ACGGATTCAGAAAAAATGTACATGATCCTGAAATCATCTGCGAAGGAGAAACACTGTGAATCAAGTTTATTTAGATGTGGCCTTTGTGGTGCATCATCTCCTTTGATGCTTTCCACAGATCCTGAACTTCAAAGAGCAAGAAGTGGTTACAGTTCAGAATTGAGGAAAAAG GAATGTGCAGCTGCTTTAGTCTTTTTCAAGACTCGGTATGCTGCATTGGTTGCTTCACAGGGTCTTCAATCTCCAAATCCCATGTTATGGGCGACAGATCTTGCTCCAGAACCAGAAGATATGTATTGGGCTAACATTTGTGTACCATATAAGCTCCATTGGATCCGTAAAATAGCTATGCATGTGGCTTCTGTATGTTTTGTGATATTCTTCCTTGTGCCTGTTTCTGTAACGCAAGGCCTTGTTCACCTTGATAAGCTACAGAAGACATTTCCATCTCTGAGACTCATGCAGAG GAGATACATAGTTCAGCTGGTTACTGGATATCTACCGAGCGTTGTACTTGTATTGTTTTCATACCTGGTTCCTCCAATAATGATGTTCTTTTCGACAATGGAGTGCTACATCTCTCGCAGTGGCAGGAAGAAGAGTgcatgttataaaattatgtacttcATGATTTGGAATGCTTTCTTTGCCCAGACAATTTCAGGTTCCGTTATTGATGGATGGAGTGCTCTCGGTCATTTGGGTAAAAATCTGAAAGACATACCTAACCTTCTTGCTACGGCATTACCATCAACG gCTACTTTTTTCATAACCTATGTTTTGACGTCGGGCTGGGTGACTTTGTCCACCGAACTCATGCAACCATTCGGTCTCCTCTATAACTTTGTCTATAGGACTTTTCTCAAAAACAAGGACTCGTCTTATGGAACTATGACTTTTCCCTACCATACTGAACTCCCAAGGATTCTTCTTCTTGGGCTTCTGGGCTTCACGTGCTCTATATTGGCTCCGCTAATTTTGCCCCccttaataatttacttttgcCTTGCTTATCTTGTGTACCGTAATCAG ATTCTCAATGTATATAGCACACAATATCAAACCGGGGGACTTTACTGGCTTCTTGTGCACAATGTAACAATATTTTCGCTGGTGCTCATGCAAATAATAgctttgggagtctttgggcTCAAAAAATCCACGGTGGCATCGAGCTCCACTATTCCATTG GTCCTCGTTGACATGGACCGCCAGGATGAGGAAAGCGGTAGGATGAAAGAAATCCATCGAAAAGTGATATCAGCTTACTGTCAGTTCAATGGCGGCAATTCATTCAAACTAGGTAACCCCGTGCCACCAAATCCCAACGAGGGGGAAACCCGCGTACTTCAACCCACCTCTGAAGACGACATCAATCCAG CCCCACTACCTACCCGCCCATCCCAACATACATCTTTGGAGATTGAAGAATTACATCAGCCGAAGTAG
- the LOC116026601 gene encoding G-type lectin S-receptor-like serine/threonine-protein kinase At4g27290 — translation MGFLKGYISIWYKKIPVPTVIWTANTQTPLPNTTSAVLKIVKSGRLLLTHPNHSTIWSTNNNTTSQSPKNPIAQLLDSGNLVVRDADDENPQNFLWQSFDYPTDTYFPGMKLGWNFETGHEVFLTANKNESSPAPGNFTAHLDPTGYPQIVIKSGTQEVYTTGPWNGLRWSGTPSINPDDPHFKYKMNMNPREVYTRYEIVNNSIYLRLVLSSSGVFESWGWVNETKSWFSFIKSPMDICDNYAFCGSNGICNLAKSPLCGCLENFVKNTGGADSCHRRKALKCKNGTDGFKKYSGIKLPDTKYSWFNKTMNLVECEHECLKNCSCTAYSSLDISKGGSGCLLWFNGLFGIRVLSKNGQEIYIRLDSSEIPEPITKGSHPSSKGKKGKIIFGSLLLLTIMILLGLSLCFYFYKKSNKKERKLKESLDIPLFDLSTILRATNNFSNNNKLGKGGFGDVYKGVLRNKQEIAVKRLSKNSTQGIEEFKNEVIYIAKLQHRNLVKLLGCCIQGEEKLLVYEYMANKSLDTFIFDETKSKLLDWPKRFSIIIGIARGVLYLHQDSRLRIIHRDLKANNVLLDNMMNPKISDFGLARSVLGDATEANTNRIVGTHGYISPEYAGDGIFSVKSDTFSFGVLLLEIVTGKRNRGFRHPNHSLNLITHAWKVYKENRELELIDEHLAPSCDLSQAQRCIQVGLLCVQQHPEDRPTMSSVVTMLSNDCTLPEAKEPGFFTERRASESNYSTSTQGESSKNECSISLLDPR, via the exons ATGGGGTTCCTCAAGGGATACATCTCTATATGGTACAAAAAAATTCCTGTCCCAACAGTCATATGGACAGCCAACACCCAAACTCCCCTCCCCAACACAACCTCGGCTGTCCTGAAGATCGTTAAGTCTGGCCGCTTACTCCTCACTCATCCCAACCATAGCACCATATGGTccaccaacaacaacaccaCATCACAATCACCTAAGAACCCGATCGCCCAACTCTTGGACTCGGGAAACCTCGTGGTGAGAGATGCTGATGATGAAAACCCTCAGAATTTCCTCTGGCAGAGTTTCGATTACCCCACTGATACTTACTTTCCAGGCATGAAACTCGGGTGGAATTTCGAAACAGGCCATGAGGTTTTCCTCACAGCCAACAAAAATGAAAGCTCTCCAGCTCCAGGGAACTTCACAGCTCACTTGGACCCAACAGGGTACCCACAAATTGTAATCAAGAGTGGCACACAAGAGGTTTATACAACTGGGCCCTGGAACGGCCTGCGATGGAGTGGAACGCCTTCAATAAATCCAGATGACCCTCATTTCAAGTACAAAATGAATATGAATCCCAGGGAGGTATACACAAGATATGAAATTGTTAACAACTCGATTTATTTAAGGCTAGTTCTGAGCAGTTCAGGGGTATTTGAAAGCTGGGGATGGGTGAATGAGACCAAAAGTTGGTTCAGTTTCATAAAATCCCCTATGGATATCTGTGACAATTATGCATTCTGTGGATCAAATGGGATATGTAACCTGGCCAAATCCCCACTTTGTGGATGCTTGGAAAATTTTGTGAAAAACACTGGAGGGGCTGATAGTTGCCATAGGAGGAAGGCTCTGAAATGCAAGAATGGAACAGATGGATTCAAGAAGTATTCTGGGATAAAATTGCCAGACACCAAATATTCTTGGTTTAACAAGACTATGAACCTTGTAGAGTGTGAGCACGAGTGTTTGAAGAATTGCTCCTGCACTGCTTATTCCAGTTTAGACATAAGCAAGGGAGGGAGTGGTTGCTTGCTCTGGTTTAATGGCTTGTTTGGAATTCGAGTGCTGTCTAAAAACGGGCAAGAAATTTACATCAGACTCGACTCTTCTGAGATACCAG AGCCAATTACAAAGGGATCTCATCCTAGCTCAAAggggaagaaaggaaaaatcATCTTTGGGAGTTTGTTACTGCTCACCATTATGATCCTGCTTGGCTTGAGCCTTTGTTTCTACTTCTACAAAAAGAGtaataaaaaggaaaggaagCTGAAAGAATCGTTAGACATACCATTATTCGACCTGTCTACAATATTAAGAGCTACAAATAACTTTTCAAACAATAACAAACTTGGAAAGGGTGGATTTGGAGATGTTTACAAG GGTGTTCTAAGAAACAAGCAGGAAATTGCAGTGAAACGGTTATCAAAGAATTCCACACAAGGAATAGAAGAGTTCAAGAACGAAGTGATTTATATTGCCAAACTTCAGCATCGAAATCTAGTGAAACTTCTAGGGTGTTGTATACAAGGAGAAGAAAAACTTTTGGTGTACGAGTACATGGCAAATAAAAGCTTGGATACCTTCATATTCG atgaAACAAAGAGCAAACTGCTTGATTGGCCAAAACGCTTCTCCATTATTATTGGAATTGCACGAGGAGTACTATATCTCCATCAAGATTCTCGACTAAGGATCATTCATCGAGATCTTAAAGCCAATAATGTTTTGTTAGATAACATGATGAATCCTAAGATATCAGATTTTGGATTGGCTAGAAGTGTCCTAGGAGATGCAACAGAAGCAAATACAAACCGTATTGTTGGGACACA TGGGTACATATCCCCAGAATATGCCGGTGATGGAATATTTTCAGTAAAATCAGATACATTCAGCTTTGGTGTTTTATTGTTGGAGATTGTCACCGGCAAAAGAAATAGAGGATTTCGTCACCCAAACCACAGTCTAAACCTTATCACTCAT GCATGGAAGGTGTATAAAGAAAACAGGGAGTTAGAACTAATTGACGAACATCTAGCTCCATCATGCGATCTATCTCAAGCTCAAAGGTGTATCCAAGTCGGTCTATTATGTGTGCAACAACATCCAGAAGATAGGCCAACCATGTCTTCTGTGGTAACAATGTTGTCCAATGACTGCACTTTGCCTGAAGCAAAAGAGCCTGGATTTTTCACAGAAAGAAGGGCAAGCGAAAGCAATTACTCTACAAGCACACAAGGAGAAAGTTCAAAAAATGAATGTAGCATCTCTCTCTTGGATCCTAGGTAG
- the LOC116026603 gene encoding CSC1-like protein RXW8 isoform X1, with the protein MILSALLTSAGINTVVCLVCFGLYSILRKQPSLVDVYFSQNLAHVRLKRYDPFCLERFVPSPSWIVKAWETSDEEITSIGGLDALVFVRTIVFSLRVFSIAAIMCIFVVLPLNYFGQEVEHTHFRAESLEHFTIDNVKEGSEWLWVHCLTLYIISCSACILLYVEFENITTMRLGYITSSASNPSYFTILVRGIPHSPEESYSDTVAKFFTNYYAPSYLSHQMLYRSGSVQKLVTDSEKMYMILKSSAKEKHCESSLFRCGLCGASSPLMLSTDPELQRARSGYSSELRKKECAAALVFFKTRYAALVASQGLQSPNPMLWATDLAPEPEDMYWANICVPYKLHWIRKIAMHVASVCFVIFFLVPVSVTQGLVHLDKLQKTFPSLRLMQRRYIVQLVTGYLPSVVLVLFSYLVPPIMMFFSTMECYISRSGRKKSACYKIMYFMIWNAFFAQTISGSVIDGWSALGHLGKNLKDIPNLLATALPSTATFFITYVLTSGWVTLSTELMQPFGLLYNFVYRTFLKNKDSSYGTMTFPYHTELPRILLLGLLGFTCSILAPLILPPLIIYFCLAYLVYRNQILNVYSTQYQTGGLYWLLVHNVTIFSLVLMQIIALGVFGLKKSTVASSSTIPLVICTLLFNQYCRQRFHPLFMNNPAQVLVDMDRQDEESGRMKEIHRKVISAYCQFNGGNSFKLGNPVPPNPNEGETRVLQPTSEDDINPAPLPTRPSQHTSLEIEELHQPK; encoded by the exons ATGATTTTATCTGCGCTCTTGACTTCTGCTGGAATCAACACAGTAGTGTGTCTGGTGTGTTTCGGTTTGTATTCAATTTTAAGGAAACAACCAAGCCTCGTTGATGTGTACTTTAGCCAAAATCTTGCTCATGTGCGATTAAAACGATATGATCCCTTTTGCCTTGAACGATTTGTACCTTCTCCTAGTTGGATAGTGAAGGCATGGGAAACATCTGATGAAGAAATAACTTCGATTGGGGGCTTGGATGCTCTGGTCTTTGTCAGGACGATTGTTTTCAG TCTCAGAGTATTCTCGATTGCTGCTATTATGTGCATTTTTGTTGTGCTACCACTTAACTACTTTGGGCAAGAGGTGGAGCATACACACTTTCGTGCAGAGTCATTGGAGCATTTTACCATTGACAATGTCAAGGAAGGGTCAGAATg GCTCTGGGTACACTGCCTTACATTATACATCATTAGCTGTTCTGCTTGTATTCTTCTTTATGTT GAGTTCGAAAACATCACGACAATGAGGTTGGGCTACATTACTTCATCTGCTTCTAACCCAAGTTATTTCACAATTCTTGTTCGTGGCATCCCGCATTCTCCAGAAGAATCATACAGTGACACCGTGGCAAAATTCTTTACAAATTACTATGCACCAAGTTATTTATCTCATCAAATGTTATATCGGTCTGGTTCTGTTCAAAAATTGGTA ACGGATTCAGAAAAAATGTACATGATCCTGAAATCATCTGCGAAGGAGAAACACTGTGAATCAAGTTTATTTAGATGTGGCCTTTGTGGTGCATCATCTCCTTTGATGCTTTCCACAGATCCTGAACTTCAAAGAGCAAGAAGTGGTTACAGTTCAGAATTGAGGAAAAAG GAATGTGCAGCTGCTTTAGTCTTTTTCAAGACTCGGTATGCTGCATTGGTTGCTTCACAGGGTCTTCAATCTCCAAATCCCATGTTATGGGCGACAGATCTTGCTCCAGAACCAGAAGATATGTATTGGGCTAACATTTGTGTACCATATAAGCTCCATTGGATCCGTAAAATAGCTATGCATGTGGCTTCTGTATGTTTTGTGATATTCTTCCTTGTGCCTGTTTCTGTAACGCAAGGCCTTGTTCACCTTGATAAGCTACAGAAGACATTTCCATCTCTGAGACTCATGCAGAG GAGATACATAGTTCAGCTGGTTACTGGATATCTACCGAGCGTTGTACTTGTATTGTTTTCATACCTGGTTCCTCCAATAATGATGTTCTTTTCGACAATGGAGTGCTACATCTCTCGCAGTGGCAGGAAGAAGAGTgcatgttataaaattatgtacttcATGATTTGGAATGCTTTCTTTGCCCAGACAATTTCAGGTTCCGTTATTGATGGATGGAGTGCTCTCGGTCATTTGGGTAAAAATCTGAAAGACATACCTAACCTTCTTGCTACGGCATTACCATCAACG gCTACTTTTTTCATAACCTATGTTTTGACGTCGGGCTGGGTGACTTTGTCCACCGAACTCATGCAACCATTCGGTCTCCTCTATAACTTTGTCTATAGGACTTTTCTCAAAAACAAGGACTCGTCTTATGGAACTATGACTTTTCCCTACCATACTGAACTCCCAAGGATTCTTCTTCTTGGGCTTCTGGGCTTCACGTGCTCTATATTGGCTCCGCTAATTTTGCCCCccttaataatttacttttgcCTTGCTTATCTTGTGTACCGTAATCAG ATTCTCAATGTATATAGCACACAATATCAAACCGGGGGACTTTACTGGCTTCTTGTGCACAATGTAACAATATTTTCGCTGGTGCTCATGCAAATAATAgctttgggagtctttgggcTCAAAAAATCCACGGTGGCATCGAGCTCCACTATTCCATTGGTAATCTGTACACTTCTTTTCAATCAGTATTGCAGGCAAAGGTTTCATCCGTTGTTTATGAACAACCCTGCCCAG GTCCTCGTTGACATGGACCGCCAGGATGAGGAAAGCGGTAGGATGAAAGAAATCCATCGAAAAGTGATATCAGCTTACTGTCAGTTCAATGGCGGCAATTCATTCAAACTAGGTAACCCCGTGCCACCAAATCCCAACGAGGGGGAAACCCGCGTACTTCAACCCACCTCTGAAGACGACATCAATCCAG CCCCACTACCTACCCGCCCATCCCAACATACATCTTTGGAGATTGAAGAATTACATCAGCCGAAGTAG